The following are encoded together in the Tatumella ptyseos genome:
- the fdhD gene encoding formate dehydrogenase accessory sulfurtransferase FdhD, with translation MTAKSFSIIEWSPDGVRYQDDILAEEVAVALVYNGISHVVMMCTPEHLAEFALGFSLSEGIIEGPEQIYGIAVSPQALGIEVHIELASRCFVALKQRRRSLAGRTGCGLCGTEQLAMVEHSLQPLPFTQQFRLSYLSSALNQIKSLQPIGQQTACTHIAAWVDGQGQVCAGYEDIGRHVALDKLLGARSKAEWGKAGCVLISSRASYEIVQKAISCGVEILCAASAATQRAVDLAQAQGLTLVGFSRGSRAIVYTHAQRVISEFTDMLSQKTR, from the coding sequence ATGACAGCGAAAAGCTTTTCTATCATCGAATGGTCCCCAGATGGGGTGAGGTATCAGGACGACATTCTTGCTGAAGAAGTCGCAGTAGCCTTAGTTTACAACGGTATTTCTCATGTCGTCATGATGTGTACTCCCGAGCATTTAGCAGAGTTTGCGCTAGGGTTCTCTTTGTCAGAGGGGATAATCGAAGGACCGGAACAGATTTATGGTATCGCAGTCTCGCCGCAAGCGTTAGGGATTGAAGTCCATATTGAGTTAGCGAGTCGCTGTTTCGTTGCGCTAAAACAGCGTCGTCGTTCTTTAGCGGGACGAACGGGATGTGGTTTGTGCGGAACTGAGCAATTAGCGATGGTCGAACATTCGCTGCAACCTTTACCTTTTACACAGCAGTTCAGGCTATCCTATCTCTCCTCTGCATTAAACCAAATAAAGTCACTGCAACCTATTGGCCAGCAGACCGCTTGCACCCATATTGCTGCTTGGGTTGACGGCCAAGGCCAGGTTTGCGCGGGCTATGAAGATATTGGCCGTCACGTCGCACTAGATAAATTGTTGGGGGCTCGGTCCAAAGCCGAGTGGGGCAAAGCGGGATGCGTGTTGATCTCTAGTCGTGCCAGTTACGAAATCGTCCAGAAAGCCATTAGCTGTGGCGTTGAGATCCTGTGTGCGGCATCGGCGGCAACACAACGCGCGGTCGATCTCGCTCAGGCACAGGGATTAACTTTAGTAGGCTTTAGTCGCGGATCTCGGGCGATAGTTTATACCCATGCTCAGAGAGTTATCAGCGAGTTTACCGATATGCTTAGTCAAAAAACGAGATAA
- the sodA gene encoding superoxide dismutase [Mn] → MSYSLPSLPYAYDALEPHFDKETMEIHHTKHHQTYVNNANAALEGTPFADLPVEELITQLDKVPADKKVVLRNNAGGHANHSFFWKGLKTGTTLQGELKAAIEKDFGSVEKFQEEFEKAAATRFGSGWAWLVKKGDKLAVVSTANQDSPLMGEAISGASGYPIVGLDVWEHAYYLKYQNKRPDYIKAFWNVVNWDEAATRFANAK, encoded by the coding sequence ATGAGTTATTCACTGCCATCCCTGCCGTATGCTTATGATGCGTTAGAGCCACATTTCGACAAAGAAACAATGGAAATCCATCATACTAAACATCACCAGACTTATGTAAACAATGCTAATGCTGCCCTAGAAGGGACGCCATTTGCTGACCTACCGGTCGAAGAGCTGATCACTCAATTAGATAAAGTCCCTGCCGATAAGAAAGTTGTATTACGCAACAACGCGGGTGGTCACGCTAACCACAGCTTCTTCTGGAAAGGACTGAAAACCGGCACCACCCTGCAAGGTGAATTGAAAGCCGCGATCGAAAAAGATTTTGGTAGCGTTGAAAAATTCCAAGAAGAGTTTGAGAAAGCAGCGGCAACGCGCTTTGGTTCGGGCTGGGCATGGCTGGTTAAAAAAGGCGATAAATTGGCGGTAGTATCTACAGCTAACCAAGACAGCCCATTAATGGGTGAAGCAATCTCTGGTGCTTCAGGCTATCCAATTGTGGGCCTGGACGTGTGGGAGCACGCTTACTACCTGAAGTATCAGAACAAACGTCCTGACTATATTAAAGCGTTCTGGAATGTTGTGAACTGGGATGAAGCTGCCACCCGTTTTGCTAACGCAAAATAA
- a CDS encoding VirK/YbjX family protein codes for MSTSISSNKSLTHKQLLVDLLKRKYKPHRAWKRGRFYNKFIFRSACAPVTSYRYFSALSRLKNLPLILETHGILPAKIHRPYLIGGLSASQRAEKIISHYQRLEQLKPSELSAFLSGQRHNIPLLSWVGKNDEPIAIYCVPAIFDREGELTLIFQFRNEAITSLSFSLADYQNKPSIIIAGLQGPGRHLDQHIIRDATKACEGIFPKRLLIETLMLIAKACNLSQIYTVGDDTHIFVKELRYRFSKRELIHARYNEFWATLGGIEQPNKLFSLPLTQPRKNLEDIASKKRAEYRRRYQLLDDLQQQIDQKSA; via the coding sequence ATGTCGACTTCGATCTCTTCGAATAAGTCCCTTACTCATAAGCAATTACTCGTTGATTTGCTGAAGCGCAAATACAAGCCACATCGTGCTTGGAAGCGTGGGCGCTTTTATAATAAGTTTATTTTCCGTAGCGCGTGTGCCCCAGTGACCAGCTACCGCTATTTTTCCGCGTTATCGCGATTGAAAAATTTACCCCTTATTTTAGAGACTCACGGGATTTTACCGGCAAAAATTCATCGACCCTACTTAATTGGTGGATTGAGTGCTTCGCAACGCGCAGAAAAAATTATTTCTCATTATCAACGCCTTGAACAACTCAAACCCAGTGAGCTGAGCGCATTTTTATCAGGACAACGGCATAATATACCGCTCTTAAGTTGGGTTGGTAAGAATGACGAACCTATCGCTATCTATTGCGTACCCGCTATTTTTGATCGTGAAGGTGAACTCACGCTCATATTCCAATTTCGTAATGAAGCAATTACTAGCCTAAGCTTTTCGTTAGCCGATTATCAGAACAAGCCAAGTATTATCATTGCTGGACTTCAAGGCCCGGGTCGTCATCTTGATCAACATATTATTCGTGATGCGACCAAAGCGTGTGAGGGAATATTTCCAAAACGTCTACTCATTGAAACACTGATGCTCATCGCGAAGGCCTGTAATCTGTCGCAAATTTATACGGTGGGTGACGATACTCATATCTTCGTTAAGGAATTACGTTATCGCTTCAGTAAACGTGAACTGATTCATGCGCGTTATAACGAGTTTTGGGCGACTTTGGGGGGGATTGAACAACCTAATAAACTGTTTTCATTGCCTTTGACCCAGCCAAGGAAAAACCTTGAGGATATAGCCAGTAAGAAACGTGCCGAATACCGCAGACGATATCAATTGTTGGATGATTTACAGCAGCAGATCGATCAAAAATCAGCATAA
- a CDS encoding YibL family ribosome-associated protein, with product MKDPIKAEIKRLSDQLDSINHKSQPLLESGNVEKLGELMKEKLTIEEELQRLREAHTASLSKEAQKLQKMAFQRPITKKEQADMGALKKRVRGIIVVHPMTALGREMGLEAVTGFARDKF from the coding sequence ATGAAAGACCCCATTAAAGCTGAAATTAAACGTCTCAGCGATCAACTCGACAGTATTAACCATAAATCACAGCCTCTATTAGAAAGCGGTAATGTGGAAAAGCTTGGCGAGTTAATGAAAGAAAAATTAACCATCGAAGAAGAACTGCAACGTCTGCGTGAAGCTCACACGGCAAGCTTGAGTAAAGAAGCGCAAAAACTACAGAAAATGGCTTTTCAGCGCCCGATTACTAAAAAAGAGCAAGCCGATATGGGTGCCTTGAAGAAACGCGTTCGTGGCATTATCGTTGTCCATCCAATGACGGCATTGGGGCGTGAGATGGGTTTAGAAGCCGTCACCGGCTTTGCCCGCGATAAGTTTTAA